The Pithys albifrons albifrons isolate INPA30051 chromosome 1, PitAlb_v1, whole genome shotgun sequence genome contains the following window.
CCCTGGCACTCAAGGCTGCTCCATGGCTCATCCACTGGAGGAGGACAAACACCATGAAGGTGGAGGAAACTCAAGAGTGCTTTGTGTCTCTGTCCCCAGCTGGCCCAGTTCCCCTGATTTATTTGCAGAtaaaaggtttattttctttcccagggCTGCAACTGCAAGATAAACACAGCGAAGCCTCTCCAGCTACTTCCTGCTTGGGCCAGGTGCCGGAAGACACACGTACCTGGACCCAGAAAGACTTGCTGGCTCAGGAATCCCAGTGGGATCAGCCCCAAAGTGGGCTCCCTAAAACCCGTTTCAGGTTTTGTGCCCAAGCTGAGCGCATGGAAAATCAGGAATCAGTTGCTGACCTGCTGCCATATCAATGCCTCTGGTGCCAACATTTCCAGCCCTACCCCAAACACACTCACATCCACTATTATTTTTTGGATTAAGGTTTGTCATCACTGTTCGGGCTCAGGATTGCAGCCATGTTTAACCCTGGAATGCTAGCGGAAAGGCCCCTGTTGGCCAGCTAATCTAGCTGCAATTAAATGGTATTCATTATGCTATTATGAACAGACCTGCAAGATACTGGGTCATCAGTGCTTCCCACAGACTGTTTTGAGTGACGGGGACATTCAATGTCCTGGACACTGGCCACTCCACAGGCAAGGTCCAAACTCAGCCAGCTTAATAGCAGAGCCAAAGCCAAGATGCCGAGCAGGACACAAGAACATCCCTTTCCTGTCCATCACTGCGCCCTTACCCCATGGAAAACACATTTGCAACCTGCAGTACAAAAGGCCAAAGCTGCAGCTGACAGCAGGAAGGAAGCCGGAAAAACCAGCATCACTGTCCAGAGCCTGGAGAGACCTTGGGAGTTGCATGGAGCTACACGACTCCAGCTAGGCTCAGGCAACGCTCACAGTATGCCCACAGCTCCAGCAATATTCTCCggacagcagcagagacaaagcaACTTCTTGGGTGGTGAGGCTTGCTCTACCCTGCTGTAGGGGCTGTGACGCCACCCAGGGATTGCCCTTGAATCCATCCCTTGGCAGCACTCAGGGAGCAGGTTTAGCCCTTCCAGCATACTCTGGGCTCTGATACAGAGTGGTGCCCCATAGACTGTCCCCAATGCCAATTCTGCtcagagaagaaggaaaaaaaatccacctggAACCTGCCACGTCCTTTAATTCCCTCCCCAAAAAAAGCAAGGCCTAGACCAGCTCAAAAATTACAGGGTTTCAGCACCAGAAAAGCCCATGTCACACAGCTGCTGGGAGCCCAAGGAGGTCACTGCTGGCTGATCCAGCAGGGATCAGGGAAATGAGGAATTCTTTTCCTGTAAGACCCCTGCCAGCTTCATCAGGTGGGAAAGCAGCTACCTTAACTATGAGGCTCAGCCAAGGtgggctgcagcaccaggacCCGCCTGTGGGTCATatcctgccagctcctgccagccagGAGCTGTATCCTGGTGAGGATGTTCTGGTGCTGCTCATACCAAGGCTGAGCACCTACATGGCAGGGGTTCCCAGCAGATTTGGGGCTAGCAGCACTGCCACATTGCACAGACAGCAGAATGTGCACAGTGACATGACCCCAAACCCACTGGCTCCATAGGGAAAAGGCATCAGGGCCGGCCTCAGACCATGGAGACTCTGTTCTTAATGTAGACATGGTATGGGTCGCTGCGCTTGTCCACTTTCCGGGAGCGGGTGTAGCCCAGGATGAGGCTGCCCACCATGGCGGCAAAGAGTGTCATGACGAAGAGGATGTACATGTAGGCATTGTCGTTCCGGCCAGGATGACCATTGCGGGTGTTCCATGAGGCAGTCGCAGTGGTGATAGGGCAATTGGCAGAGCAGTGGATGACCCCATGCAGTGTCTGGTTTAAGACATTAAGCACAGCCTGCAGGCCTTGGTGCCAGGTCTCTGTCTGGTTGTTCTCTTCCATATTCTcctccaggctgcagggaaggacAAGGAGACTCAGCACAGGCCACCCTCATggtggggcagctcctgggataATGGTCCTTCTGGATGCAACAATGACCCCAAAATGGCCCTTGAAGCACCTCCTCTGCTACAAAGCAGGCGTGTCCAAACCCTTTGCATTCCTGGCAGCCCTTTCCTTAAATTTCACTCCTTCCATGGAGTGGATAAAGCTCTTGGGGCTCTGAAACAGCTGCCTGTCCCCCTCTCATGTCTCTGTTGAGGACAAGGGGATGAAGCTGACCCAGGGGGCCAGGATGGTTGGGTTCAAAGTCATCTTTCCCTGGGGATGTGTGGGGGTGGTGGGCACATCTCCTGCACCCTTGCAGGGCGCAAGCTGGCACAGCATCCCACACACCCCTGTGAACACATCTCTAGGGGTCAATGCCCTAAACCTCCCTTCCTATGGGTCCCAGATCCCCTCTGACCTGTCCTCCTTTGAACATCATGCCCCTCTACTAGCCTCCCCTGGACCTCcttgtgccctctgtgcccttgCCTGAGCCAGGAAGGGACACCAGAACACAGTCCCCTACATGTGCCATCCTTTGGGCCATGCTGGTCCCATAAACCAGTCACTCCCCAGGCATCCACCCTATTTCCCCCTGCTCTCAAGCACCAGCAGCCCACAACACAGGCAGCTGATTCCTCCGCCCGAAAAAGTCACCCCAAACTCAGGATGCACCTCTCAGGATGAGACCCcagcagtgaggaggaggaggaaggggctgAGCAGCAACAAAGGACTCAGATCTGGCTGCCTTCCTGACTTAGAGATAGGTTGAACTTGAGATATTTAGGGCATTATCTGGGTTTATACCAGGAGGGGACCTGCA
Protein-coding sequences here:
- the KCNE3 gene encoding potassium voltage-gated channel subfamily E member 3, whose translation is MEENNQTETWHQGLQAVLNVLNQTLHGVIHCSANCPITTATASWNTRNGHPGRNDNAYMYILFVMTLFAAMVGSLILGYTRSRKVDKRSDPYHVYIKNRVSMV